GGTGGATAACCTTTCAAAACTCAACAGACAACTTTTAAGCGGTTGGGTGCAGCGATTTGTTATGCTGCTGATTGGGCGGTTTGAACGGTGCACCCTCAAATTCTGTCTAATCGAGACAGATTTATGGTTCCATGAAAAAGCTAAAAAATCAATTTAGCCACCTCACGGCAATCGAAAGAATTAATCTGTCATTTCCTGCACAGTTATTATTGGATAAAAATCTAATACAAGGTAAAGTTCTAGATTTTGGTTGTGGCTTCGGTAATGACGTGAAGTTATTGCAACAAAAAGGCTTTGATATTACCGGCTACGATCCTTATTATTTTCCCAAACACCCTATTGACAAATTTGACACAATCATTTGTTTTTATGTGCTAAACGTTTTGTTTCCTGAAGAACAAGCGAACGTTCTCATGGAAGTGTCACATTTATTGAAGCCGGGAGGCAAAGCTTATTACGCAGTGAGAAGAGATTTAAAAAAAGAAGGTTTTCGAGAACATTATATTCATAAAAAGCAGACATATCAGTGCATCGTTAAACTTCCTTTTAAATCAATTCATTCAGATGAGTATTGTGAAATCTACGAATACATTCATTATAACTATCAAAGAAACTCAGAGAATAAGTGCATATTCTGTAATCCCTATAAAAGTTTAACGCTGGTAACGGAATCAGCCACAGCTTATGCCATGTTGGATGGTTATCCTGTGAGTAAGGGTCATGTCTTAGTTGTACCAAAAAGACATATTGCCAATTATTTTGAACTGCCATTTAAAGAGCAATCGGCTTGCTGGTTTATGGTTAACAAAGTCCAAGAAATTTTAACTGAGCAATTTCATCCTGCCGGCTTTAACGTGGGAATGAACATTAATCGAGCTGCCGGCCAGACAATGATGCACGCGAATATTCATATTATCCCTCGTTACCCAGGGGATGCCGGCGGTGCTAAAAGCGGCATGAGAAATGTGATTCCTAAGAAAAATTAGAAATTAAAAATATGGCTTTGAGCCAGGTAAACCGGCATCGGCAGTCCTGAATGCCATAACCTACACTGATGCAACAACTTCTAGTGAAATTTGCATCAGTACCGAAATTACGAGCGATCATCGAGTTGCGATTAAAATTGCTGATAATGGGCCAGGAATCCCGGAACAGGTCAAACAACGAATTTTTGAACCATTTTTTACGACCAAACCTGCCGGCAAAGGGACAGGAATGGGAATGTCAATTACCTATCAAATTGTTACAGAAGCTCATAACGGGCTGCTTAAATGTCATTCAAGGCCGGGAAAGGGAACAGAATTCGTGATTGAAATTCCCTTGCAAAAGCAGCAACCTGACAAGAAAACTTGAGAAGGCTAATCACCGGCCTGTTAATTCATTTTCCCAATATTCTACCGCTTACAGAATTAGGATAATTCGGCTCTTGGTAGGGTAACAATCAATACCTTGATATCCCTTATCCCCTCTGCCTTCTTTAACTCAAGCGCTGGCGAAGCCACAAAGCAAAGAGAGGCAAAGCAAGTCGGTAGCCTTGTTCAGAACCATAAATCAAGCCTTTGTGCTGCAATCCCGCGATTGCGCCTTGGAGACTGCCCCCTCTGGACAAGTAATGCTTGTGAATGTAATCTCGACTTTGTGGCTTGTCGGTAGGGTCTAACGCCAAAGACTCCAACAGATGCGCCTGATTGGCTGGCAGCAGCATCAGTAATGACTCGAAGACCATTGATAAGTCGGCTAGTAATTCTTGGATAGCCTGCTGGACGTGCCAATCGCGAATTAGCCCGTCAGACACTCGTACCGACTTGAGGCGTCGCACCAGTGCCGAAGCATCGCCTAAGTGTCCCTGCACCGCATTGACAAAGAGTTCCAGCGCAAGCGATCGCGGATCGAACCTCAGCGCTTCAGTAT
This DNA window, taken from Microcoleus sp. FACHB-68, encodes the following:
- a CDS encoding HIT family protein produces the protein MKKLKNQFSHLTAIERINLSFPAQLLLDKNLIQGKVLDFGCGFGNDVKLLQQKGFDITGYDPYYFPKHPIDKFDTIICFYVLNVLFPEEQANVLMEVSHLLKPGGKAYYAVRRDLKKEGFREHYIHKKQTYQCIVKLPFKSIHSDEYCEIYEYIHYNYQRNSENKCIFCNPYKSLTLVTESATAYAMLDGYPVSKGHVLVVPKRHIANYFELPFKEQSACWFMVNKVQEILTEQFHPAGFNVGMNINRAAGQTMMHANIHIIPRYPGDAGGAKSGMRNVIPKKN
- a CDS encoding HAMP domain-containing sensor histidine kinase — translated: MNAITYTDATTSSEICISTEITSDHRVAIKIADNGPGIPEQVKQRIFEPFFTTKPAGKGTGMGMSITYQIVTEAHNGLLKCHSRPGKGTEFVIEIPLQKQQPDKKT